A DNA window from Streptomyces sp. B21-083 contains the following coding sequences:
- a CDS encoding FAD-dependent monooxygenase: MTGTARQPRALVVGLGLAGIATALRLRQVGWEPVVVERAPARRSSGYFIFLFGTGVSSARRLGVLEEIGDRAGPQLASYEINRAGRRTSGRSPGMFPGVTTKPRHLLRGDVEKALFNALPDDVEIRFSTVPTRITQDASTAEVTLHDTAADTYVTERFDLVVGTDGLRSSVRRLAFGDQDFLRPLNYMVGATALDEPVAGFGLHEGLILAEPGRSAWTFPFVNRGPSLMFSYRADDIDAEFKRPAIESIRAAFGPKPAGPVLESLFSRFEQAPDALFDSVHQVKMDNWHRGRVVLVGDAAWCVTLYAGMGASSAIAGGELLGSLLERHPGDVADALRIWESRMRPFIHTEQNSALIMRRSFTPHDRKEQLLRTAMLRIMTKPRLAKAVGKVVRGPDFSNKELDVAAV, translated from the coding sequence ATGACAGGCACGGCACGACAGCCACGCGCCCTCGTGGTCGGACTGGGCCTGGCCGGTATCGCCACCGCCCTGCGACTGCGGCAAGTGGGCTGGGAGCCAGTGGTGGTGGAGCGGGCGCCGGCGCGCCGCTCAAGCGGGTACTTCATCTTCCTGTTCGGCACCGGCGTCTCCTCCGCGCGACGTCTTGGCGTGCTGGAGGAAATCGGGGACCGCGCCGGCCCTCAGCTCGCGAGCTATGAGATCAACCGGGCCGGACGCCGCACCTCAGGCAGGAGCCCCGGCATGTTCCCCGGCGTGACCACCAAGCCGAGGCACCTGCTGCGAGGCGACGTGGAGAAGGCCCTGTTCAACGCGCTGCCTGACGACGTGGAGATCCGCTTCTCCACCGTGCCCACCCGTATCACCCAAGACGCATCCACGGCAGAGGTGACCCTGCACGACACCGCGGCCGACACCTATGTCACCGAGCGCTTCGACCTGGTGGTGGGCACCGACGGGCTGCGCTCGAGCGTGCGTCGGCTGGCCTTCGGCGACCAGGACTTCCTGCGCCCGCTGAACTACATGGTCGGTGCCACCGCGCTGGACGAGCCGGTCGCGGGCTTCGGCCTGCACGAAGGCCTGATCCTGGCGGAGCCGGGGCGTTCCGCGTGGACGTTCCCCTTCGTCAACCGCGGGCCGAGCCTGATGTTCTCTTACCGCGCCGACGACATCGACGCCGAGTTCAAGCGCCCCGCGATCGAGTCGATCCGGGCCGCGTTCGGCCCGAAGCCGGCCGGCCCAGTGCTGGAGAGCCTGTTCTCCCGTTTCGAGCAGGCCCCCGACGCCCTGTTCGACTCGGTGCATCAGGTCAAAATGGACAACTGGCACCGGGGCAGGGTCGTCCTGGTGGGCGACGCCGCCTGGTGTGTGACCCTGTACGCGGGCATGGGCGCCTCCAGCGCCATCGCCGGGGGCGAACTCCTGGGCAGCCTGCTGGAGCGCCACCCCGGCGACGTGGCCGACGCGTTACGAATCTGGGAATCCCGGATGCGCCCCTTCATCCACACCGAGCAGAACAGCGCGCTGATCATGCGCCGTAGCTTCACCCCGCACGACCGCAAGGAACAGCTCCTACGCACCGCGATGCTGCGCATCATGACCAAGCCGCGACTCGCGAAGGCCGTGGGCAAAGTAGTGCGCGGTCCGGATTTCTCGAACAAGGAACTGGACGTCGCCGCCGTATGA